In Blattabacterium sp. DPU, the genomic window TAAAATATTACCTAAATGAGGGGTTCCTGTACTTCTAATTCCTGTTAACATTTTTTCCATAATTTATGTTTTTTATTGGTAAATAAATGGATCAATAAAATTATTGGAATTTTTTGTTTAAAGATTCTAATCCACTGATAATTTCAAGTATTTCTTTAGTAATTGCAGTTTGTCTTTCTTTATTATAATTTAATATTAAATTTTGTTTTATGTCAGATGCGTTTTCTGTAGCTTTATGCATAGATATCATACGAGCTGTATGTTCTGCAGTGTTAGATTCCAAAAATACTTT contains:
- a CDS encoding F0F1 ATP synthase subunit gamma, giving the protein MIIEKFLPVTTKNFLEKKEEISYILEPSRKEILNFIIPKFLNAKILKVFLESNTAEHTARMISMHKATENASDIKQNLILNYNKERQTAITKEILEIISGLESLNKKFQ